A DNA window from Deinococcus humi contains the following coding sequences:
- a CDS encoding response regulator, producing the protein MRVLLIEDHPADVLLLQASLELIGLEWTLDDAPTFAEAARRWPGGNFGMLVLDLNLPDGHGLELLARALELASGTPVVVLSGLANREVAAQAVGLGARAYVIKGLDAAEELQQIVAQFA; encoded by the coding sequence ATGCGGGTGCTGCTGATCGAGGACCATCCGGCGGACGTGCTGCTGTTGCAGGCCTCGCTAGAATTGATAGGGCTGGAGTGGACGCTGGACGATGCGCCGACGTTCGCTGAGGCGGCGCGGCGCTGGCCTGGTGGGAACTTCGGAATGCTGGTGCTGGATCTGAATCTGCCAGATGGCCACGGTCTGGAGTTGCTCGCCCGGGCACTGGAGCTGGCGTCGGGGACTCCCGTGGTGGTGTTGAGTGGTCTCGCAAACCGCGAAGTGGCGGCACAGGCGGTTGGCTTGGGGGCCAGGGCCTATGTGATCAAAGGGCTGGACGCGGCAGAAGAGTTGCAGCAGATCGTCGCGCAGTTTGCCTGA
- a CDS encoding heavy metal translocating P-type ATPase, which translates to MTTTIELGVQGMTCASCVGRVERGLMKVEGVQSANVNLATERATVTYDPAVTTPQTLLDKVKDVGYEPVVSHIELGVQGMTCASCVGRVERGLQKVDGVLNATVNLATERASIEYLPSSVSPGQLKAVIREIGYDVLEEQAGMGREDQEREAREREVNHLRSQVLFSTVFAVPLLLLAMVPMVVPGAEDWLMNVGGDGVMAALNWVMLALALPIQFGPGRRFYRLGWTSLKHRSPDMNALVMIGTSAAFVYSVIATVAPGIFPEGTAHVYYEASGVVITLILLGKFFEAVAKGRSSEAMKKLLSLQAKTARVVRGGQELELSTDEVLVGDLISVRPGEKIPVDGQVVSGASFIDESMITGEPIPVSKQPGADVVGGTINQNGALTFRATRIGADTALAQIIKLVETAQGSKPPIQGLADRVVAVFVPVVLGIAALTFLLWLIFGGQAALSFALITTVAVLIIACPCAMGLATPTSIMVGTGKAAELGVLFKGGGALESLQAVQVVALDKTGTLTKGKPELTDLVTAHGFNRADVLSLVAAAEEQSEHPIARAIVDAAKNENINIAKPEAFEAVPGYGLEARVNGHVVQVGADRFMTRLGLDVSIFAAQAERLGDEGKSPLYAAVDGQLAAVIAVADPIKEGSGAAVSALHRMGLKVAMITGDNRRTANAIARQLEIDEVLAEVLPSGKSDAVKELQTKGNRVAFVGDGINDAPALAQADVGLAIGTGTDVAVETADVILMGGDLRGVPNAFALSRATLRNIKLNLFWAFAYNIVLIPVAAGVLYPTFGTLLSPVLAAAAMGFSSVFVLSNALRLRGFQPPVQSDPVTVRPPIAVPAHV; encoded by the coding sequence ATGACCACAACCATTGAACTTGGCGTACAGGGCATGACCTGCGCCAGTTGCGTCGGCAGGGTCGAACGTGGCCTGATGAAAGTCGAGGGCGTCCAGAGCGCCAATGTGAACCTCGCCACCGAACGGGCCACCGTCACTTATGACCCGGCGGTCACCACCCCTCAGACCCTGCTGGACAAAGTGAAAGACGTCGGCTACGAGCCTGTCGTCAGCCATATCGAACTGGGCGTGCAGGGGATGACCTGCGCCAGCTGTGTGGGCCGCGTGGAGCGGGGCCTTCAGAAAGTGGACGGCGTGCTGAATGCTACAGTCAACCTGGCCACCGAACGCGCCAGCATCGAGTACCTGCCCTCCAGCGTCAGCCCCGGGCAACTCAAGGCCGTCATTCGGGAAATCGGGTACGACGTCCTTGAAGAACAGGCTGGCATGGGCCGCGAGGACCAGGAGCGTGAAGCGCGCGAGCGGGAAGTCAATCATCTCCGGAGCCAGGTGCTATTCAGCACGGTCTTCGCTGTTCCGCTGCTGCTGCTGGCCATGGTGCCGATGGTGGTCCCCGGCGCAGAGGACTGGCTGATGAACGTGGGCGGCGATGGCGTGATGGCTGCCCTGAACTGGGTCATGCTCGCCCTGGCACTGCCCATCCAGTTTGGCCCTGGCCGCCGTTTCTATCGCCTGGGCTGGACGAGCCTGAAGCACAGGTCTCCGGACATGAACGCTCTGGTGATGATCGGCACCTCGGCCGCCTTTGTGTACTCGGTCATCGCCACCGTCGCTCCTGGCATCTTTCCGGAGGGCACGGCACACGTGTACTACGAGGCGTCCGGCGTCGTCATCACGCTGATTCTGCTCGGTAAATTCTTTGAGGCCGTCGCCAAAGGCCGGTCCAGCGAGGCGATGAAGAAGCTCCTCTCACTGCAGGCCAAGACCGCCCGCGTGGTCCGGGGCGGCCAGGAACTCGAACTCTCCACCGACGAAGTGCTGGTGGGTGACTTGATTTCGGTTCGCCCTGGCGAGAAGATCCCAGTCGACGGCCAGGTGGTCTCCGGCGCGAGCTTCATCGACGAGAGCATGATCACCGGCGAGCCTATTCCAGTCAGCAAACAGCCCGGCGCTGACGTCGTGGGCGGCACCATCAACCAGAACGGGGCGCTGACCTTTCGCGCCACCCGCATCGGCGCCGACACCGCGCTGGCCCAGATCATCAAGCTCGTCGAAACTGCCCAGGGCAGCAAGCCCCCCATCCAGGGTCTCGCCGACCGAGTGGTCGCCGTCTTCGTTCCTGTCGTGTTGGGGATCGCCGCGCTGACCTTCCTGCTCTGGCTGATCTTCGGCGGGCAGGCGGCCCTCTCCTTTGCATTGATCACGACGGTGGCCGTGCTGATCATCGCCTGCCCCTGTGCCATGGGTCTGGCAACCCCCACCAGCATCATGGTTGGGACCGGCAAGGCCGCAGAGCTGGGAGTGCTTTTCAAGGGCGGCGGCGCACTGGAAAGCCTCCAGGCCGTACAGGTGGTTGCCCTGGACAAGACGGGTACCCTGACCAAAGGCAAGCCGGAACTGACAGATCTTGTGACCGCCCACGGCTTCAACCGCGCAGATGTCCTGAGCCTGGTTGCCGCCGCCGAGGAGCAGAGTGAGCACCCGATTGCCCGGGCTATCGTGGATGCGGCGAAGAACGAAAACATCAACATTGCCAAGCCAGAAGCCTTCGAAGCCGTGCCCGGCTACGGGCTGGAAGCCCGCGTGAACGGTCACGTGGTGCAGGTGGGCGCCGACCGGTTCATGACCCGGCTGGGACTAGACGTTAGCATCTTCGCGGCGCAGGCCGAACGGCTGGGCGACGAGGGCAAGAGTCCACTGTACGCCGCTGTTGATGGGCAGCTGGCGGCTGTGATCGCCGTGGCGGACCCCATCAAGGAAGGCTCCGGGGCCGCTGTAAGCGCCCTGCACCGTATGGGACTGAAGGTCGCGATGATCACCGGGGACAACCGGCGGACCGCAAACGCCATCGCCCGGCAGCTGGAGATCGACGAAGTGCTGGCCGAGGTGCTGCCCAGTGGTAAGAGCGACGCTGTGAAGGAACTTCAGACCAAGGGGAACAGGGTGGCTTTCGTCGGGGACGGCATCAATGACGCTCCAGCACTTGCTCAGGCGGATGTGGGCCTCGCCATCGGCACCGGCACAGACGTGGCCGTCGAGACCGCCGACGTGATCCTGATGGGTGGCGACCTGCGTGGCGTGCCAAACGCCTTTGCGCTCAGCCGCGCGACCTTGCGGAACATCAAGCTGAACCTGTTCTGGGCCTTCGCTTACAACATCGTCCTGATTCCCGTCGCGGCTGGCGTGCTGTACCCTACGTTCGGCACCCTGCTCAGCCCAGTGCTGGCCGCCGCCGCGATGGGCTTCTCCAGCGTCTTCGTGCTCAGCAACGCCCTGCGGCTGCGCGGCTTCCAGCCTCCTGTTCAGTCTGACCCGGTCACCGTACGCCCGCCCATTGCCGTGCCCGCCCACGTTTGA
- a CDS encoding CopZ family metallochaperone → MNQIELNITGMTCGHCQTGVTRALKGVPGVTDAQVDLKSGRAIVHGNAAAQQLIEAVVEEGFGARVANP, encoded by the coding sequence ATGAATCAGATCGAACTGAACATCACTGGTATGACCTGCGGCCACTGTCAGACCGGGGTCACTAGAGCCCTCAAAGGCGTTCCCGGAGTCACTGACGCACAAGTGGACCTGAAGAGCGGCAGGGCCATTGTGCACGGTAATGCGGCAGCGCAGCAGCTGATCGAAGCCGTTGTTGAAGAGGGTTTCGGCGCCAGGGTGGCGAACCCGTAA
- a CDS encoding metal-sensitive transcriptional regulator, whose amino-acid sequence MPEDSRKRAARRLKIARGHLDSIVTMLENPDAYCVDVLRQLKAVQGALAGAGEVVLRGHLEAHVATAATRGDEAEIVDELMEVFKYV is encoded by the coding sequence ATGCCCGAGGACAGCCGCAAACGGGCTGCCCGCCGCCTTAAGATCGCGCGCGGACATCTGGACAGCATCGTGACCATGCTCGAAAACCCCGACGCTTACTGTGTGGATGTGCTGCGTCAGCTCAAAGCCGTTCAAGGTGCGTTAGCTGGTGCCGGGGAAGTGGTGCTGCGCGGGCACCTCGAAGCGCACGTCGCGACAGCTGCCACCCGTGGCGACGAGGCCGAAATCGTCGATGAGCTGATGGAAGTCTTCAAATACGTCTGA
- a CDS encoding glutaredoxin family protein, translating into MPNVILYATPTCPDCHALRLWFARYGVSFEERDLTDPAVADEAKERYGVRVAPITVVGEQFFYGTFEQQRPKIEALLT; encoded by the coding sequence ATGCCAAACGTCATCCTGTACGCCACGCCCACCTGCCCGGACTGCCACGCCCTGCGGCTGTGGTTCGCCCGATATGGGGTTTCCTTTGAAGAGCGCGACCTGACGGACCCGGCCGTAGCTGATGAAGCGAAAGAGCGGTACGGCGTCCGCGTCGCGCCGATCACTGTCGTGGGCGAGCAATTCTTCTACGGCACCTTTGAGCAGCAGCGGCCAAAAATCGAAGCTCTCCTGACCTGA